One window of the Branchiostoma lanceolatum isolate klBraLanc5 chromosome 3, klBraLanc5.hap2, whole genome shotgun sequence genome contains the following:
- the LOC136430244 gene encoding methylthioribulose-1-phosphate dehydratase-like isoform X1, with protein sequence MNGATSQPQGTISRDKQVVKHSAHPQNWSEYGPEHPRHLIPALLRQFYDLGWVTGTGGGISIKLGDEIYIAPSGVQKERIQPDDLFVCSMEEEDISCPPPSKKLKKSQCTPLFMNAYTMRGAGAVIHTHSKAAVMVTLLNPGKEFRITHQEMIKGIRRSKSGGNYRYFDELVVPIVENTPEEKDLKERMARAMEEYPESCAVLVRRHGVYVWGDSWEKAKSMCECYDYLFEFAVQMRQLGLDPAQQPDPAVEKGIV encoded by the exons ATGAATGGTGCAACATCACAACCACAAGGAACCATCTCAAGGGACAAg CAGGTTGTAAAACATAGTGCCCACCCCCAAAACTGGAGTGAGTATGGTCCAGAACATCCCAGGCACCTGATTCCTGCACTACTCCGACAGTTTTATGACCTGGGCTGGGTCACTGGCACAGGAGGGGGGATCAGCATCAAGCTGGG AGATGAAATCTACATCGCACCTTCAGGGGTCCAGAAGGAGCGCATACAG CCTGACGACCTGTTTGTGTGCAGTATGGAGGAAGAGGACATCTCCTGCCCTCCCCCAAGCAAGAAACTGAAGAAGAGCCAGTGTACCCCGCTGTTTATGAATGCCTACACCATGAGAG GTGCAGGAGCAGTGATCCACACCCACTCCAAGGCTGCTGTCATGGTAACGCTGTTGAACCCTGGGAAGGAGTTCCGAATTACCCATCAAGAGATGATCAAGGGCATCAGAAGGTCAAAGTCAGGGGGGAACTACAG ATACTTTGATGAGCTGGTTGTGCCCATAGTGGAGAACACGCCGGAAGAGAAAGATCTCAAG GAGCGTATGGCTCGTGCCATGGAAGAGTACCCAGAATCCTGTGCAGTGTTGGTGCGGAGACATGGCGTGTACGTGTGGGGAGACTCGTGGGAGAAGGCAAAGAGCAT GTGTGAATGTTATGACTACCTGTTTGAGTTTGCGGTACAGATGAGACAGTTGGGCCTGGACCCAGCCCAGCAGCCGGACCCTGCTGTGGAGAAAGGCATTGTTTGA
- the LOC136430244 gene encoding methylthioribulose-1-phosphate dehydratase-like isoform X2, with translation MNGATSQPQGTISRDKVVKHSAHPQNWSEYGPEHPRHLIPALLRQFYDLGWVTGTGGGISIKLGDEIYIAPSGVQKERIQPDDLFVCSMEEEDISCPPPSKKLKKSQCTPLFMNAYTMRGAGAVIHTHSKAAVMVTLLNPGKEFRITHQEMIKGIRRSKSGGNYRYFDELVVPIVENTPEEKDLKERMARAMEEYPESCAVLVRRHGVYVWGDSWEKAKSMCECYDYLFEFAVQMRQLGLDPAQQPDPAVEKGIV, from the exons ATGAATGGTGCAACATCACAACCACAAGGAACCATCTCAAGGGACAAg GTTGTAAAACATAGTGCCCACCCCCAAAACTGGAGTGAGTATGGTCCAGAACATCCCAGGCACCTGATTCCTGCACTACTCCGACAGTTTTATGACCTGGGCTGGGTCACTGGCACAGGAGGGGGGATCAGCATCAAGCTGGG AGATGAAATCTACATCGCACCTTCAGGGGTCCAGAAGGAGCGCATACAG CCTGACGACCTGTTTGTGTGCAGTATGGAGGAAGAGGACATCTCCTGCCCTCCCCCAAGCAAGAAACTGAAGAAGAGCCAGTGTACCCCGCTGTTTATGAATGCCTACACCATGAGAG GTGCAGGAGCAGTGATCCACACCCACTCCAAGGCTGCTGTCATGGTAACGCTGTTGAACCCTGGGAAGGAGTTCCGAATTACCCATCAAGAGATGATCAAGGGCATCAGAAGGTCAAAGTCAGGGGGGAACTACAG ATACTTTGATGAGCTGGTTGTGCCCATAGTGGAGAACACGCCGGAAGAGAAAGATCTCAAG GAGCGTATGGCTCGTGCCATGGAAGAGTACCCAGAATCCTGTGCAGTGTTGGTGCGGAGACATGGCGTGTACGTGTGGGGAGACTCGTGGGAGAAGGCAAAGAGCAT GTGTGAATGTTATGACTACCTGTTTGAGTTTGCGGTACAGATGAGACAGTTGGGCCTGGACCCAGCCCAGCAGCCGGACCCTGCTGTGGAGAAAGGCATTGTTTGA
- the LOC136430244 gene encoding methylthioribulose-1-phosphate dehydratase-like isoform X3, with amino-acid sequence MNGATSQPQGTISRDKQVVKHSAHPQNWSEYGPEHPRHLIPALLRQFYDLGWVTGTGGGISIKLGDEIYIAPSGVQKERIQPDDLFVCSMEEEDISCPPPSKKLKKSQCTPLFMNAYTMRGAGAVIHTHSKAAVMVTLLNPGKEFRITHQEMIKGIRRSKSGGNYRSVWLVPWKSTQNPVQCWCGDMACTCGETRGRRQRACVNVMTTCLSLRYR; translated from the exons ATGAATGGTGCAACATCACAACCACAAGGAACCATCTCAAGGGACAAg CAGGTTGTAAAACATAGTGCCCACCCCCAAAACTGGAGTGAGTATGGTCCAGAACATCCCAGGCACCTGATTCCTGCACTACTCCGACAGTTTTATGACCTGGGCTGGGTCACTGGCACAGGAGGGGGGATCAGCATCAAGCTGGG AGATGAAATCTACATCGCACCTTCAGGGGTCCAGAAGGAGCGCATACAG CCTGACGACCTGTTTGTGTGCAGTATGGAGGAAGAGGACATCTCCTGCCCTCCCCCAAGCAAGAAACTGAAGAAGAGCCAGTGTACCCCGCTGTTTATGAATGCCTACACCATGAGAG GTGCAGGAGCAGTGATCCACACCCACTCCAAGGCTGCTGTCATGGTAACGCTGTTGAACCCTGGGAAGGAGTTCCGAATTACCCATCAAGAGATGATCAAGGGCATCAGAAGGTCAAAGTCAGGGGGGAACTACAG GAGCGTATGGCTCGTGCCATGGAAGAGTACCCAGAATCCTGTGCAGTGTTGGTGCGGAGACATGGCGTGTACGTGTGGGGAGACTCGTGGGAGAAGGCAAAGAGCAT GTGTGAATGTTATGACTACCTGTTTGAGTTTGCGGTACAGATGA
- the LOC136430241 gene encoding pyruvate dehydrogenase protein X component-like, whose product MASSVLWRTLGRTKLLPSHALGRPTGCTEWYRNFWRTSEVFGVAPIKLHMPALSPTMEEGTIISWLKNEGDPVAAGDALCEIETDKATLTMDADDDGVLAKIIIPGNTKNVRINELIALMVPEGEDHTQVEMPTETGTPSATADTPTDVPAAVPVATSNASSSEFSSVRHMAGGKGHADLSPAVRYLVDSNSLDPAAIVPTGPHGRLLKGDVLKFLAGDPSARTQDPAAATAPSPPTPVAAPAPPPPPVTHPVVPPAAAEEDEYVDIPHTNMRRTIAKRLTQSKTTVPHAYSSIDCDMDSVLRLRKQLQGSGVKVSVNDFIIKAVGKALKSVPEVNAQWTGEAVQLLSNVDISVAVATDKGLITPIVTDVPSRGLQNISETVKELAGRARIGKLQPQEYQGGTFSVSNLGMFGISQFSAIINPPQACIMAIGGSRILVEPMEDGHRTKTVMLVTLCSDSRVVDDALASTFLENFKENLENPFKAALL is encoded by the exons ATGGCGTCCTCTGTCCTGTGGAGGACGTTAGGTCGGACCAAACTTCTGCCTTCTCACGCCTTAGGGCGTCCGACAGGCTGCACAGAATGGTACAGGAACTTCTGGAGGACCTCAGAAGTATTCG GTGTAGCTCCAATAAAGCTACACATGCCGGCCCTGTCCCCCACCATGGAGGAAGGTACCATCATCTCATGGCTGAAAAATGAAG GAGACCCAGTTGCAGCTGGTGATGCGCTGTGCGAGATTGAGACGGACAAAGCAACACTCACTATGgatgctgatgatgatggagTCTTAGCAAAAATTATT ATACCAGGGAACACGAAGAATGTTCGCATCAACGAACTGATAGCCCTGATGGTGCCTGAAGGAGAAGACCACACTCAGGTGGAGATGCCCACAGAGACAGGCACTCCCTCTGCCACAGCGGACACCCCCACTGATGTCCCTGCAGCTGTACCTGTGGCCACAAGCAACGCCTCATCATCAGAGTTCTCATCTGTGAGACATATGGCAGGGGGGAAAGG ACATGCTGACCTGTCCCCTGCAGTAAGGTACTTGGTAGATTCCAACAGTCTGGACCCTGCAGCTATTGTACCTACTGGGCCACATGGAAGACTACTCAAAGG AGATGTGCTGAAGTTCCTTGCTGGTGACCCCAGTGCCAGGACACAAGACCCAGCTGCTGCTACCGCCCCCTCTCCCCCCACCCCTGTAGCTGCTCctgccccaccccctcccccagttaCACACCCTGTAGTACCCCCTGCTGCAGCAGAAGAG GATGAGTATGTTGACATCCCACACACAAATATGAGGAGGACAATAGCAAAAAGACTCACACAATCAAAG ACTACAGTGCCACATGCCTACAGCAGTATAGACTGTGACATGGACTCAGTACTGAGACTTAGGAAACAACTACAAG GTTCTGGTGTTAAGGTTTCTGTAAATGATTTCATCATCAAGGCTGTCGGGAAGGCACTAAAG TCTGTACCTGAGGTAAACGCTCAGTGGACGGGGGAGGCGGTACAGCTGCTCTCCAATGTGGACATATCAGTTGCCGTGGCAACAGACAAAGGCTTAATTACTCCCATAGTAACAGATGTACCATCCAGAGGACTACAGAACATCTCTGAAACTGTCAAG GAGCTGGCAGGGAGAGCGCGGATAGGAAAACTCCAGCCTCAGGAGTATCAGGGAGGCACATTCAG TGTTTCCAACCTGGGGATGTTTGGCATCAGTCAGTTCAGTGCCATCATCAACCCCCCACAGGCGTGCATCATGGCGATCGGCGGCTCGCGTATCCTGGTGGAACCCATGGAGGACGGACACAGAACGAAAACCGTCATGTTGGTGACACTATGTTCTGACTCCAGAGTAGTCGATGATGCACTGGCCTCCACGTTTCTGGAGAACTTTAAAGAAAACTTGGAGAATCCTTTCAAAGCAGCTTTGTTATGA